From the genome of Ignavibacteria bacterium, one region includes:
- a CDS encoding 2Fe-2S iron-sulfur cluster binding domain-containing protein has protein sequence MPTLTINNKQYEFTPGETVIEVAERNGINIPHYCWHPRLSVSGNCRMCLVEIEKIPKLAIACSTTCMDGMIVHVDSEKAVFGREHVMEFLLINHPLDCPICDEAGECKLQDYAYHHGTGESRFIEEKNHKPKRVKLGPYVMFDAERCISCSRCIRFSKEIAKEDQLTFVQRGDRVTIETFPGKDFDNPYSLNVVDICPVGALTNIDFRFKARVWDMSSTLSICPGCSRGCSIDVWTRNNEILRLTPRFNEEVNDYWMCDNGRINSFKHVNAGSRIDGPRIRKSGELTSVGWDEAISKSVSELKRFKPSEIAVIGSSFGTVEDNYALLKFAKNVLRTKNLDLVEHIHPGDEDEILIREDKTPNSLGAKLAGVVPQKDGMNFSQIIEGIKNKSIRCLISMEEDFVALSSENVTLTENLDLFIILASNFNESTKYAHIVFPAAAFAEKNGVFVNFEGQAQRIRPAVMTVEMDRSLEGMNLSRLDKFGTEFDRWGKSKKMNAFSSWKIITKLANALGVKFNFETSEDVFIELCEVNKEFKDLDYDKLGSNGVKLKSYKKIQEKIPV, from the coding sequence ATGCCGACTTTAACAATAAATAATAAACAATACGAATTTACCCCCGGCGAAACTGTCATCGAAGTTGCCGAAAGGAACGGAATAAATATTCCGCATTACTGCTGGCATCCGAGATTATCAGTATCAGGGAATTGCAGAATGTGCTTAGTTGAAATTGAGAAAATTCCAAAACTTGCAATTGCATGTTCGACTACTTGTATGGACGGAATGATAGTTCATGTCGATTCCGAAAAAGCGGTCTTTGGACGCGAACATGTCATGGAATTTTTGCTGATCAATCATCCACTCGATTGCCCAATTTGTGACGAAGCAGGTGAATGCAAACTGCAAGATTATGCATATCATCACGGAACCGGTGAAAGCAGATTCATCGAAGAAAAAAATCACAAGCCAAAAAGAGTAAAGCTCGGTCCATATGTAATGTTCGATGCAGAAAGGTGCATTTCGTGCTCACGTTGTATCCGATTCTCAAAAGAAATTGCGAAGGAAGATCAACTCACGTTTGTGCAAAGAGGAGATCGCGTTACAATCGAAACTTTTCCGGGTAAAGATTTTGATAATCCATATTCGTTGAATGTGGTGGATATTTGTCCCGTAGGTGCATTGACGAATATCGATTTTAGATTTAAAGCACGGGTTTGGGATATGTCATCAACTCTAAGCATCTGTCCCGGCTGCTCGCGCGGATGCAGCATCGATGTTTGGACCCGCAACAATGAAATTCTACGGCTCACACCACGATTTAATGAAGAAGTAAACGATTATTGGATGTGCGACAACGGCAGAATCAATTCTTTCAAACATGTTAATGCAGGATCGAGGATCGACGGACCCAGAATTCGAAAAAGCGGTGAACTAACTTCCGTCGGATGGGATGAAGCCATTAGCAAATCTGTTTCAGAGTTGAAACGATTCAAACCGTCTGAAATAGCTGTAATTGGTTCTTCCTTTGGAACAGTGGAAGATAACTATGCCTTGCTTAAATTCGCAAAAAATGTTCTTCGTACAAAAAATTTAGATTTGGTTGAACATATTCATCCGGGAGATGAAGATGAAATCTTAATTCGTGAAGACAAAACTCCGAACTCGCTTGGTGCAAAACTCGCCGGTGTCGTTCCTCAAAAAGATGGGATGAACTTCTCGCAAATCATTGAGGGAATTAAAAACAAATCGATCCGCTGCTTAATCTCCATGGAAGAAGATTTCGTTGCACTCTCTTCTGAGAATGTTACTTTAACTGAAAACTTAGATCTGTTTATTATACTTGCTTCGAATTTTAATGAGTCGACCAAATATGCTCACATTGTTTTTCCGGCAGCAGCGTTCGCTGAAAAGAATGGTGTGTTCGTGAATTTCGAAGGTCAAGCACAGCGGATTCGTCCTGCCGTTATGACTGTCGAAATGGATCGAAGCTTGGAAGGAATGAATCTAAGCCGATTGGATAAGTTCGGTACAGAATTCGACCGATGGGGAAAATCAAAAAAGATGAATGCATTTTCTTCATGGAAGATAATCACAAAGCTCGCGAATGCTTTAGGGGTAAAATTCAATTTCGAAACTTCTGAAGACGTATTCATTGAGTTGTGTGAAGTCAATAAAGAATTTAAAGATCTAGATTACGATAAGCTCGGAAGCAATGGCGTAAAATTAAAAAGCTACAAAAAAATTCAAGAAAAAATTCCGGTGTGA
- a CDS encoding insulinase family protein, translating into MKFYDKTILDNCIKVLTEKNTHVKSFSLGIWIDVGSRDENMVNNGISHFIEHCVFKGTQRRTARQIALSLEAYGGYLNAFTTKEHTCFYARALSAQVPKAFDVLSDLITSATFKQKEIEKEKQVVIEELVTYEDTPEEHIPELLDTELYSPHPLGYPVIGTKKNLENFTQKHLQNFIEEKYIPSRMIISAVGDIEHEKIVSLANNYFSSSKNRLNDFSRSKPRLNNRSKSLRMEKDINQVHICLGRKTFGVKNSNRTNLAALNTILGGGTSSRLFLNIREKYGFAYNVYSFLSSYYDSSTFGVYICTSPRNRDRSIDLIWNELNKLKNNPISKSELKKVKEHIKGTISLGLESTSSKMIHLATSELYFNRVKSIDEIFAEVDSITSEGIQNLAKELFDRSSFTTVTIEPKNSVTMN; encoded by the coding sequence TTGAAGTTCTACGATAAAACTATTCTCGATAACTGTATAAAAGTCCTCACAGAAAAGAACACTCATGTAAAATCTTTTTCACTTGGAATTTGGATTGATGTCGGTTCACGTGATGAAAACATGGTTAACAACGGGATCAGCCATTTTATTGAACATTGTGTTTTTAAGGGAACTCAAAGACGAACTGCGCGGCAGATTGCTCTCAGTCTCGAAGCTTATGGCGGTTATTTAAATGCATTTACAACAAAAGAACATACTTGTTTTTATGCCCGTGCTCTGAGTGCTCAAGTTCCAAAAGCTTTTGATGTACTTTCTGATTTGATCACTTCCGCAACATTTAAACAAAAGGAAATCGAAAAAGAGAAACAAGTCGTCATAGAAGAGCTTGTGACTTACGAAGACACTCCAGAAGAACATATTCCTGAACTCCTAGATACTGAATTATACTCACCTCATCCACTTGGTTATCCGGTTATTGGCACCAAAAAGAATCTAGAAAACTTTACTCAAAAACACTTACAAAATTTTATTGAAGAGAAGTACATTCCTTCAAGAATGATCATCTCAGCGGTTGGTGATATAGAGCACGAGAAAATTGTTAGCCTGGCGAATAATTATTTTAGTTCGTCAAAAAATAGACTCAATGATTTTTCAAGATCGAAACCAAGATTGAATAATCGTTCAAAATCATTACGAATGGAAAAGGACATAAACCAAGTTCACATCTGTCTTGGCAGAAAAACGTTTGGTGTGAAGAATAGCAATCGAACCAATCTTGCAGCGCTCAATACTATACTCGGTGGGGGAACAAGCAGCAGACTTTTTCTTAATATTAGAGAAAAATATGGATTCGCATACAATGTTTATTCGTTTTTAAGCAGTTATTATGACTCGTCGACATTCGGAGTTTACATTTGCACTTCACCAAGAAATCGTGACCGTTCTATTGACTTGATATGGAATGAATTAAATAAGTTGAAAAATAATCCAATCAGCAAATCAGAATTGAAAAAAGTCAAAGAACACATCAAGGGAACTATATCGCTCGGATTGGAAAGCACATCATCGAAAATGATTCATCTGGCAACATCTGAGTTATATTTTAATCGTGTGAAGTCAATCGATGAGATTTTTGCAGAAGTTGATTCTATAACTTCTGAAGGGATTCAGAACTTGGCTAAAGAATTATTCGATAGAAGTTCATTTACAACTGTTACAATCGAACCGAAGAACAGCGTTACAATGAACTAA
- a CDS encoding pyridoxal phosphate-dependent aminotransferase — MEIAKEIKRETKVPQISERAKSMQASPLRKLAAIADARKKQGVKIYFLNIGQPDLPTDPEVFNEIQKRQQRTIAYAPSNGIAETLTAWKTYFKHYGIEFEESEMIVTAGGSEAIIFAMCSICDANDEIIVFEPFYTNYNGFATLSDVKLSAVPLSIENGFHLPSKEIIEKYITPKTKGILLNNPSNPTGAIYSRMELEGVVELVKKHNLFLLCDEVYREFAYDSEFISVMDFPEVSQQTILLDSCSKRFNVCGARIGVIASHNKDVIQSAFKFGMARLCVATIEQLAVIPLLNSPEKFTKPIVDEFRKRRDVVHECLKDIPGVTFYKPEGAFYIVIGLPVKDSEHFSKWLIEEFEYENETILLAPAQGFYATPDKGMNEVRLAFMLNVDEMKRCLNILKIALEIYKEKFGS; from the coding sequence ATGGAAATCGCTAAAGAAATAAAGAGAGAAACAAAAGTGCCGCAGATCTCCGAACGTGCGAAATCAATGCAGGCTTCTCCACTGAGAAAACTTGCGGCAATCGCAGATGCGAGGAAAAAGCAGGGAGTGAAAATCTATTTTTTGAATATTGGTCAGCCTGATCTTCCAACCGATCCGGAAGTTTTCAATGAAATTCAAAAACGTCAGCAGCGTACTATTGCTTACGCACCATCAAACGGGATTGCTGAAACTTTGACTGCATGGAAAACATATTTCAAACATTATGGAATTGAATTTGAAGAAAGCGAAATGATCGTAACTGCAGGTGGTTCGGAAGCGATTATTTTCGCAATGTGTTCGATATGCGATGCGAATGATGAAATTATTGTCTTCGAGCCGTTTTATACTAATTATAATGGATTCGCAACTTTATCAGACGTAAAATTGAGTGCTGTTCCGCTGAGCATTGAAAATGGCTTTCATCTCCCGTCTAAAGAAATTATTGAAAAATACATCACGCCAAAAACTAAAGGAATACTTTTAAACAATCCTTCAAATCCAACTGGTGCAATTTACTCAAGAATGGAGCTTGAAGGTGTTGTCGAACTTGTAAAAAAACATAATTTATTTCTGCTGTGCGATGAAGTCTACCGCGAATTTGCTTACGACAGCGAATTTATAAGCGTGATGGATTTCCCGGAAGTCTCTCAACAGACAATTTTATTAGATAGTTGTTCTAAACGTTTTAACGTTTGCGGTGCAAGAATCGGTGTGATTGCAAGTCATAATAAAGATGTTATCCAAAGTGCATTTAAATTTGGAATGGCAAGGCTTTGTGTGGCAACTATCGAACAGCTTGCAGTAATTCCGTTGTTAAATTCACCGGAAAAATTTACCAAACCGATAGTAGATGAATTTAGAAAAAGAAGAGATGTCGTTCACGAATGTTTGAAGGATATTCCGGGTGTTACTTTCTACAAACCCGAAGGAGCTTTTTATATCGTAATTGGACTGCCAGTAAAAGACTCAGAACATTTTTCGAAATGGCTGATTGAAGAATTTGAATATGAGAACGAAACGATATTATTAGCCCCGGCCCAAGGTTTTTACGCCACGCCTGACAAAGGAATGAATGAAGTCCGTTTAGCGTTTATGTTGAATGTGGATGAAATGAAAAGATGTTTGAATATCTTGAAGATTGCTTTAGAGATTTATAAAGAGAAATTTGGTTCATAA